The proteins below are encoded in one region of bacterium BMS3Abin08:
- the ligA gene encoding DNA ligase — MDVPDDLKEEIERLVRDLNYHCYRYYVLDSPVISDEEYDRLYLKLKELEEKTNYILPDSPTQRVGAPPLEKFVKVRHKEPMLSLDNAFSHEEVIEFDRRVRRYLKTEEEIEYTVEPKYDGLAIELTYRRAILVQASTRGDGYVGEDVTQNIRTIKSIPLRIEGDGDIPEYIDIRGEIYMNIDDFETLNREREKKGEALFANPRNAAAGSVRQLDPSVTASRTLHLACYGVGAISGRTFRSQWEFIQWLRKKRFPVPERVRLERGIHRVIEAIREIESERSMLPFETDGAVIKVNDFDLQRKLGLKTREPRWATAYKFPAHQGTTRVLEIIPSVGRTGIITPVAHLKPVRIGGVTVSRSTLHNWDEVKRKDIRVGDWVIVERAGDVIPHVIMVIKEKRTGSEKPFPVPERCPVCGARVVREEGEVALRCVGLNCPAQARERIRHFASRGAMDIEGLGEKNVELLLSKGLIKHFIDIYKLKKDDLLTLPRFAEKSAENLIDAIEKSKETTLARFLYALGIPHVGEYAARLLAKNFRDLKDLYHVGPGKISSIRQMGEKIARSVSDFFNDGDGGNIETLEEMQRLGIRVSNPDYESEKHAGRPLEGLTFVITGTLPRPRKEVEELISSLGGHAASSVSGSTDYLLVGENPGSKLKKAESLGVRSLSYAELMELIEGKS; from the coding sequence ATGGATGTTCCCGATGATCTCAAGGAGGAGATCGAGCGTTTAGTCAGGGATCTCAATTACCACTGCTACCGTTATTACGTCCTCGACTCACCGGTAATATCCGACGAGGAATACGATCGTCTTTACCTGAAGCTGAAAGAACTCGAAGAAAAAACCAACTATATCCTGCCGGATTCACCAACGCAGAGGGTCGGGGCGCCCCCGCTTGAGAAGTTTGTCAAGGTAAGGCACAAGGAACCCATGCTGTCCCTTGACAATGCCTTTTCCCACGAAGAAGTAATCGAGTTCGACCGTAGGGTCAGACGCTATCTCAAAACAGAGGAAGAGATTGAATACACCGTTGAACCCAAATATGACGGCCTTGCAATAGAACTCACATACCGCAGGGCAATACTCGTACAGGCATCAACCCGTGGAGACGGATACGTGGGGGAGGATGTAACACAGAATATCAGAACCATAAAATCAATCCCTCTCCGCATCGAAGGCGACGGGGATATCCCGGAGTATATAGACATCAGGGGTGAGATCTACATGAACATCGACGACTTTGAGACCCTGAACAGGGAGCGGGAGAAGAAGGGAGAGGCCCTCTTTGCAAACCCGAGAAACGCCGCTGCCGGCTCGGTCCGTCAGCTCGACCCCTCCGTTACTGCATCAAGAACACTGCATCTGGCCTGTTACGGTGTCGGCGCCATATCGGGCCGCACCTTCAGAAGCCAATGGGAATTCATTCAATGGCTTAGGAAGAAGAGGTTCCCCGTCCCTGAGAGAGTCAGGCTCGAAAGGGGGATCCATAGGGTCATTGAGGCGATCAGGGAGATCGAATCGGAGCGAAGCATGCTGCCTTTCGAGACGGATGGGGCGGTTATAAAGGTGAATGATTTCGATCTCCAGCGCAAGCTCGGCCTGAAGACAAGGGAGCCGCGGTGGGCAACGGCATATAAGTTTCCTGCACATCAGGGAACCACAAGGGTCCTGGAAATCATCCCCAGTGTAGGGCGCACAGGCATAATAACCCCTGTTGCACACCTTAAGCCGGTCAGGATAGGCGGAGTTACAGTGTCAAGATCGACATTGCATAACTGGGATGAAGTAAAAAGAAAGGATATACGTGTCGGGGATTGGGTGATCGTTGAACGTGCAGGTGATGTGATCCCCCATGTAATTATGGTTATCAAGGAAAAACGGACAGGGAGTGAAAAACCCTTCCCTGTTCCGGAGAGGTGTCCTGTATGTGGGGCGAGGGTTGTCCGTGAAGAGGGAGAGGTAGCTCTCAGGTGTGTGGGCCTCAACTGTCCGGCACAGGCCCGTGAGAGAATCCGGCACTTTGCATCACGGGGTGCAATGGATATCGAGGGACTTGGTGAGAAGAACGTGGAACTTCTTCTCTCAAAGGGGCTTATAAAACATTTTATAGACATATACAAGTTGAAAAAGGATGACCTGCTCACCCTTCCCCGCTTTGCAGAAAAGTCCGCCGAAAACCTCATTGATGCAATTGAAAAGAGCAAGGAAACGACCCTTGCGCGGTTTCTCTATGCCCTCGGGATACCCCATGTAGGTGAATACGCAGCGAGGCTTCTTGCAAAAAACTTCAGGGATCTCAAGGATCTCTATCACGTCGGCCCGGGGAAGATCTCGTCTATACGCCAGATGGGTGAAAAGATTGCCCGTTCCGTATCAGACTTCTTCAATGACGGGGACGGGGGAAACATCGAGACCCTTGAAGAAATGCAGAGGCTCGGCATAAGGGTTTCCAATCCCGATTACGAATCGGAAAAACATGCGGGAAGGCCGCTTGAGGGACTCACCTTTGTTATCACCGGCACACTGCCGAGACCGCGAAAGGAAGTGGAAGAACTCATATCATCCCTTGGCGGGCATGCTGCATCTTCAGTCTCCGGCAGCACGGACTATCTCCTGGTCGGAGAAAATCCGGGCTCCAAGTTAAAGAAGGCTGAATCTCTTGGGGTAAGGTCCCTGTCATACGCTGAATTGATGGAACTGATCGAGGGAAAATCATGA
- the bamA_1 gene encoding outer membrane protein assembly factor BamA precursor, whose translation MIKRIFSKFLVVMLLLSMISPVVVRDSYAQGSPIVNSIEIRGVKRIEEGAVRNRISQKIGEPLSREKLAEDIKKIYSMGYFKDVKVETEFFEGGLRLIYVVKEKPTIVRVGFDGNREFDDEKLREKITITPGAISDVTLIQDNVNKLRAFYESEGYWHAGIVPVVRNITDAEVSLSFLIKEGEKVRIKSIDIVGNEAISDRRIKKVMKTGSWWIFSFITKTGYYEKTEMAADLERIRNLYYDNGYLNVIVSDPEISLSDDGKKMTITIRISEGPRYRVAGIRFKGEKATEEKKLRDLLPLKKGDVFSKKKLTDGIRNITVHYAEHGYAMASVEPDVVTDAKNKTVDVVLNIDPGEIFHIGRIEIIGNTKTEDKVIRREVRLNEGDMFNSKLLKRSYERINNLNYFEKVDLVPKPHFKEKTIDIDIKVKEKATGFLSIGGGYSTVDKLVGLVDLTQANLFGTGRYVKIKAELGGSSSFYELSYRDPWFLDKPISLTLSAYNTTRDFIAYDRKATGASIGFGKRFGEYWSAGLTYRFEKATISNVADGASNIIVDQIGSKTTSSITGTGTRDSRDNFIDPSRGSRNSLTVTYAGIAGDNYYLKGLIDSGWFFPIGRTTVSLRCRIGYATALFNRQYPLYERFYVGGMYTVRGLGFGEAGPRDENGDVIGGMSELVLNAEYIFPLFEEAKLKGVVFFDAGRAYDDSETFGSDLRYTTGAGIRWLSPFGPIRIEYGFNLDRREDENAGKIEFAFGSIF comes from the coding sequence ATGATTAAAAGGATTTTCTCGAAATTCCTTGTTGTTATGCTCCTGCTCTCTATGATTTCCCCTGTTGTTGTAAGGGATTCTTATGCTCAGGGGTCTCCGATAGTGAATTCCATCGAGATAAGAGGGGTGAAGAGGATTGAAGAAGGTGCAGTGAGAAACAGGATATCCCAGAAGATAGGAGAACCGCTATCGAGGGAAAAGCTGGCAGAGGATATTAAGAAAATATACAGTATGGGGTATTTTAAGGATGTTAAGGTGGAGACCGAATTTTTCGAGGGCGGGTTAAGACTTATCTATGTGGTTAAAGAGAAGCCCACCATTGTGAGGGTCGGGTTTGACGGGAACAGGGAGTTTGATGACGAAAAGCTGAGAGAAAAGATTACCATCACCCCCGGGGCGATATCGGATGTTACCCTGATACAGGATAACGTTAACAAGTTAAGGGCCTTTTATGAATCCGAAGGATACTGGCACGCCGGGATTGTGCCTGTTGTAAGGAATATAACCGACGCCGAGGTGAGCCTTTCCTTTTTGATAAAAGAGGGTGAAAAGGTGAGGATCAAGTCCATAGATATTGTCGGCAACGAGGCCATCTCGGACAGAAGGATCAAGAAGGTGATGAAGACCGGCAGTTGGTGGATTTTTTCCTTTATCACGAAGACCGGATATTACGAGAAGACAGAGATGGCTGCTGATCTGGAGCGGATCAGGAACCTTTATTACGACAACGGGTATCTCAATGTTATCGTGTCGGACCCGGAGATAAGCCTCTCCGACGACGGCAAAAAGATGACCATAACCATCCGCATCTCAGAGGGTCCCCGGTACAGGGTTGCCGGCATCAGGTTTAAAGGGGAGAAGGCCACGGAAGAGAAAAAACTCAGGGATCTCCTTCCTCTCAAAAAGGGTGACGTGTTCAGCAAAAAGAAACTCACCGATGGGATCAGGAATATTACCGTGCATTATGCCGAACATGGATATGCGATGGCATCGGTTGAGCCCGATGTTGTAACGGATGCAAAGAACAAGACCGTGGATGTCGTTCTGAATATTGATCCGGGCGAGATTTTCCATATCGGCCGTATTGAGATTATCGGTAATACCAAGACGGAGGATAAGGTTATCAGGAGGGAAGTAAGGCTTAACGAGGGCGATATGTTCAACAGCAAGCTCCTCAAGAGGAGCTACGAAAGGATCAATAACCTGAATTACTTTGAGAAGGTTGACCTTGTGCCCAAGCCACACTTTAAGGAGAAGACTATAGACATAGATATCAAGGTCAAAGAGAAGGCTACCGGGTTTCTTAGTATCGGAGGCGGATACAGTACCGTTGACAAGCTTGTGGGTTTGGTTGACCTTACCCAGGCTAATCTCTTCGGAACCGGAAGGTATGTCAAGATAAAGGCTGAACTCGGAGGCAGTTCGAGTTTTTATGAGTTGTCCTACCGCGACCCGTGGTTTCTGGATAAACCCATCTCATTGACGTTGAGCGCTTACAATACAACGAGGGACTTTATTGCATATGACCGAAAGGCCACAGGAGCTTCGATAGGCTTCGGTAAGAGGTTTGGAGAGTACTGGTCTGCGGGGCTTACATACAGGTTTGAGAAAGCGACCATATCCAACGTTGCCGACGGTGCTTCAAATATAATAGTGGACCAGATCGGGTCGAAGACGACAAGCAGTATAACCGGCACTGGAACAAGGGACAGCCGGGACAATTTCATCGATCCGTCCCGTGGATCAAGAAACTCCCTGACGGTTACATACGCAGGTATAGCCGGTGACAATTACTATTTAAAGGGGTTGATTGATTCCGGGTGGTTCTTCCCTATAGGAAGGACAACCGTATCGCTGCGCTGCAGGATAGGTTATGCAACGGCCCTGTTTAACAGGCAGTATCCCCTTTATGAACGTTTCTACGTGGGAGGGATGTATACGGTAAGGGGCCTGGGGTTTGGAGAGGCCGGGCCACGTGATGAGAACGGGGATGTGATCGGAGGAATGTCGGAACTGGTTCTGAATGCAGAGTATATCTTTCCCCTCTTTGAAGAGGCAAAACTCAAGGGTGTGGTGTTTTTTGATGCGGGCCGTGCTTATGATGATTCCGAGACCTTCGGCAGTGATCTCAGGTACACCACCGGCGCCGGCATAAGGTGGCTTTCGCCCTTTGGGCCGATAAGGATCGAGTATGGCTTTAACCTTGACAGGCGTGAAGATGAAAATGCGGGCAAGATAGAGTTTGCCTTTGGAAGCATCTTTTAG
- a CDS encoding periplasmic chaperone: protein MKKAAGISLFFLLFGALFLGSVAYGADLKVGYVDMQRALNESGIGKKAKADLESLIKSKQTVIDEKGKEVEAFRKELDKQGTILSDEARKTKQDELDRKMRDYKRLVQDAQAEVKKKENELTGQILLEIKNIVKEIGKKENYTLILENFQEVLLYVDKRIDLTDKVIKILSEKMKAKK, encoded by the coding sequence ATGAAAAAGGCAGCAGGTATCTCATTGTTTTTCTTGCTCTTCGGCGCGTTATTCCTTGGTTCAGTCGCGTATGGCGCGGATTTGAAGGTCGGTTATGTTGACATGCAGAGGGCTTTGAACGAATCGGGAATCGGGAAGAAGGCCAAGGCAGACCTTGAAAGCCTGATAAAGTCAAAACAGACGGTGATTGATGAAAAGGGCAAGGAGGTGGAGGCCTTCAGGAAGGAACTGGACAAGCAGGGAACAATTCTTTCCGATGAGGCACGCAAGACCAAGCAGGATGAACTCGACAGGAAGATGAGGGATTACAAGAGACTCGTTCAGGATGCCCAGGCAGAGGTGAAGAAAAAGGAGAATGAATTGACCGGGCAGATTCTGCTGGAGATAAAAAATATCGTAAAGGAGATAGGCAAAAAAGAGAACTACACCTTAATACTGGAGAATTTTCAAGAGGTTCTGCTATATGTTGATAAGCGGATTGACCTTACTGACAAGGTTATCAAGATACTCAGCGAGAAGATGAAAGCGAAGAAATGA
- the lpxD gene encoding UDP-3-O-acylglucosamine N-acyltransferase, translating to MRLGELASKIGGELIGAPDLEIRGVAGLDSAGDGDLTFIKDARMSQRVVDSGAAAVIVPEYMEGLGVAQIVSKNPLLAFSRVLELFYVARHEPLGVMNGAYVSEKARIGRGVTVYPLSYICGDAEIGDNSVIFPGVYIGKGSRVGDDCLVYPGVTVMDGVEIGSRVVIHPNSVIGSDGFGYVRDGDRHHKIPQVGGVIIGDDVEIGACVTIDRATTGNTVIGEGTKIDNLVQIAHNVTIGRHSIIVSQVGIAGSTKIGDYVTLAGQVGVSDHSEIESHTVVGAMSGVLGKLKRGVYLGVPVRPHREFLRLQGLINRLPDIVKEVKKLRQEIEVLKGEASGSEK from the coding sequence ATGAGACTCGGTGAACTTGCATCGAAAATAGGGGGGGAATTAATAGGTGCCCCTGACCTGGAAATCCGGGGGGTTGCGGGTCTGGACAGTGCAGGTGACGGGGACCTCACTTTTATCAAGGATGCGAGGATGTCTCAACGAGTTGTTGATTCCGGGGCGGCTGCGGTTATCGTGCCGGAGTACATGGAAGGGTTAGGTGTTGCACAGATTGTTTCCAAGAATCCCCTGCTTGCATTCTCCCGGGTGCTGGAACTGTTTTATGTTGCAAGGCATGAGCCCCTTGGAGTTATGAACGGCGCTTATGTCTCGGAGAAGGCGAGGATTGGGCGTGGAGTGACTGTATATCCGTTATCCTATATCTGCGGGGATGCGGAGATCGGAGATAATTCGGTTATATTCCCAGGTGTATATATAGGAAAGGGGAGCAGGGTGGGTGATGACTGCCTGGTTTATCCTGGTGTCACCGTAATGGATGGTGTCGAGATTGGTAGCAGGGTTGTAATTCATCCAAACTCGGTGATCGGTTCAGACGGGTTCGGTTATGTACGGGATGGGGACAGGCACCATAAGATCCCCCAGGTGGGCGGAGTCATTATCGGTGACGATGTCGAGATAGGCGCCTGTGTTACTATTGACAGGGCCACAACCGGCAACACCGTAATAGGCGAGGGCACAAAGATCGACAACCTCGTTCAGATTGCACATAATGTGACTATCGGAAGGCATTCAATCATAGTCTCACAGGTAGGGATTGCGGGGAGCACAAAGATAGGGGATTATGTAACCCTTGCCGGACAGGTCGGTGTTTCCGACCACTCGGAAATAGAGTCCCATACCGTTGTGGGGGCAATGTCCGGTGTTCTCGGCAAGTTGAAGAGGGGTGTTTACCTGGGTGTCCCTGTAAGGCCGCACAGGGAGTTCCTGAGGTTGCAGGGGCTGATTAACCGTCTGCCCGATATCGTGAAGGAAGTCAAGAAACTCAGGCAGGAGATCGAGGTGTTGAAGGGAGAGGCTTCCGGATCGGAAAAATAA
- the fabZ gene encoding 3-hydroxyacyl-[acyl-carrier-protein] dehydratase FabZ has product MMDVKEIMECLPHRYPFLLVDRVVEIEKDERAVGIKNVTINEPFFQGHFPGNPIMPGVLIIEAMAQVSGTLAVVSGVTGKSTIFLGIEKAKFRKPVVPGDQLRIEVNVLRHRRSIWKFSGNAFVGDVLVAEAEFTAMITDREIH; this is encoded by the coding sequence ATGATGGATGTAAAGGAAATCATGGAGTGTCTGCCCCACCGGTACCCTTTCCTCCTCGTTGACCGGGTGGTTGAGATTGAAAAAGATGAAAGGGCTGTGGGGATTAAGAATGTAACAATAAACGAACCGTTTTTTCAGGGGCACTTCCCGGGAAACCCCATAATGCCGGGTGTGCTTATCATTGAGGCCATGGCCCAGGTTTCCGGTACCCTGGCTGTAGTATCCGGCGTTACCGGCAAGAGCACCATATTCCTCGGTATCGAGAAGGCGAAATTCAGAAAACCGGTGGTGCCCGGCGACCAGTTGCGTATAGAGGTGAATGTGCTCAGACATAGACGGTCTATATGGAAGTTTTCCGGTAACGCCTTTGTGGGAGACGTCCTCGTTGCCGAGGCGGAGTTTACGGCAATGATTACCGACAGGGAGATACACTAA
- the lpxA gene encoding acyl-[acyl-carrier-protein]--UDP-N-acetylglucosamine O-acyltransferase — protein MADIHGTAIIREGAEIDEDVTVGPFCIVAEKVRIRKGTRIRNNVVIEGDTEIGEGCSIYPFTSIGLPPQDLKYGDEPTGVRIGKGNIIREYITIHRGSVGGDGMTEIGENNFFMAYAHIAHDCKIGSNTIMANAATLGGHVHVEDHAVISGLAAVHQFARVGAYAMVSGLSGVIQDVPPYTLASGPRVKLYGLNIVGLKRNGFSDETVSELKKAYRILFREKLSLKEAIKKVQAELPYTDEIAYLIEFINKNRRGICRPAGNAPEGE, from the coding sequence ATGGCTGATATTCATGGGACAGCGATAATCAGAGAAGGCGCAGAGATCGATGAGGATGTAACCGTGGGCCCTTTCTGTATTGTTGCTGAGAAGGTCAGGATCAGGAAGGGAACACGTATCAGGAATAATGTCGTTATAGAGGGTGATACGGAGATTGGTGAGGGGTGTTCCATCTATCCCTTTACAAGCATCGGTCTCCCTCCGCAGGATCTCAAGTACGGGGATGAACCGACGGGAGTCAGGATAGGGAAGGGTAATATTATCCGGGAATACATCACCATACACCGGGGATCGGTGGGTGGTGACGGCATGACCGAGATAGGGGAGAATAACTTCTTCATGGCGTATGCCCACATCGCCCATGATTGCAAGATCGGCAGTAACACGATTATGGCAAATGCCGCCACCCTGGGCGGACATGTCCATGTGGAGGATCATGCGGTTATCAGCGGCCTTGCCGCCGTTCACCAGTTTGCGCGGGTAGGCGCCTATGCAATGGTGAGCGGATTAAGCGGTGTTATACAGGATGTGCCGCCTTACACCCTGGCCTCGGGGCCAAGGGTGAAGCTCTATGGGTTGAACATTGTCGGGCTTAAAAGAAATGGTTTTTCCGATGAGACGGTATCCGAACTCAAAAAGGCCTACAGGATCCTCTTCAGGGAGAAACTGAGCCTTAAGGAGGCGATCAAGAAGGTTCAGGCCGAACTTCCCTATACCGATGAAATAGCATACCTGATAGAATTCATCAACAAAAACAGGCGGGGCATCTGCAGGCCCGCCGGGAATGCCCCTGAGGGGGAATAG